The Vespa velutina chromosome 15, iVesVel2.1, whole genome shotgun sequence DNA window agagagagagaaagaaagagagataaagaaatatgtaacttatataaatcgaatttgaaatattcgagTATGTTCCTTTTCGGTACCTATTGGAGAATCTTTTTGAAACAAGCTTAAGGAAAAAACAAGCTTTTTCTAAGGATTATGCCTCGATTCCGTCTAACGTATACAATCTCACGGATGGAATTTGAAGAAAGTTCCTTACCTAGGAAGGACTTTCTAAAGATGGTTGGAATAGTAACGCGCCCACCTCTCATTTcccagagaaaaagagagagagagagagagagagagagagaaaggataagaGAGAAGGGATGTTTATTTTCTGACATCAAAtgcaaatacttttttttttctctctctacgagCATGATCGTTCTCGGTTTCAGGAAGATGCGGGCATAGATCTCCCTGCGAGCATCTTTGCTACGAACTTCACGACGGAATGTATGAATGTGACTGCAGGGACGGCTACATACTTCATAAGAATGGATATAGTTGTGCCGGTaagtttttacaaatttatatctatctatctatctatttatctatctatcttcttccccccccccccccattctactttatttttcttattatttttattttatttacaaagaaatgGAAACTCTCTTATCGCAGACAAGAAGAATTTCTGTCGAATCTACATACGTCGCATTTCTGTggttattctttttccttcctttttctttttttttttttttttttttcttattctctcctccgaaaaatatatatgacatgTATTATATCACTGTTCGTCCGGAAGTAActtgacatatttttttttcctctctccatTTTCCATGGCGttacttctttctcctttattttctatcttttttcttcttatttttattatcgccattattattcataagaaatattacTACGAGCAAATAAGTCGGAAGGAAGCGTATGCATCTCTCTCGTATATCGTTcatgtatattatttgtttggtatctttttttttttctttttctttttttaattcttcactTGAAAATTACTATTCTTAGGAAATATTATCGCTTATCCTTAAAGGATAATATTGTACATATCGAActtattcttcttccctcccactttctctctctctctctctctctttctctctctttctctccctctctctctctctcattgaaAGTATTACAGATTgttcaagaaaagaaacatactACATGtcactttttctatttctttttattattttttttctttttttaccgacCCATGTCGAACAGGCAGCTCGATGTAATGATATCTCACCATCGCCGTTACTTATCGTTCGTGCGAAATAAAGCTAGTTgaagttctttctctctctctctctctctctctttctctctcgttctccttcgaacctttttctttctttgaaagaGCCGAAGCGTTGCTCGTTAGCGCGGAAATTGCGTGTCGTTAAAAAATTACGGGAGAGTGCGAGACGTCTCGacgtcttttattattattttcttctttttttttttttttttgattttttgttctccttttttatttcttttaatttctttttttttcaccactTCGGGCGTTTGTTTTGCCGCGTCGTAAGACACGGACGGCCTAGATGCGAGaagaatggaaataaaagGGGACGACGaacaatgaataaattaataaaaaaagaaaaattattgggTTGCATCAATGAGAAAATTGCCGGAATTTTTAGTGAAAGATATTTAACATGCAATgtcttttcttgtttcctttttttttgaatagaatatttgtttaaattaaaaaaaaaatatatatatatacatatacatgagtgtatatattaatgatagttTATAAAGTATagcttaattaataaaagatgtcagaatcatcgatattttatattataatagagaCATCTAtgaaatctattatatatgtgcattttacaattgaatttagttattttaatataacgaaagtaaatatattgaactggccaataaataatgaaaaaaattattttctaaaatgttACTGCAaattcgttagaaaatatGGTCAATTTActttagaaattttcaatcaaaaatattgcgaattcaatagaaaattttcttttttatgtttttctatttgactattatacatgtatacatatatatatatatatatatacatatatattcatttggtATTTTATGTTCACTGTATTCAATATTTCGAACTGTGAATATCTCCATTAGAATTATATGTTATTCAAAAATCCAACAATATAAACTATgacagatattatatttacataaaaaaaatatatatataaaattctgaaACTACTTACTAAACAAGccaatatttaattgtatatatatatatatatatatatatatattgtggaaaagagagagagagagggaggggggaaagCAAGAGTGTGAgtgacagagatagagacgaGTGAGAGgtaaaggaggaaaaggatgaACTTTTGCTGACGAACGGGGTTACACGGTGAAAATTCCGGTGATAACTGCCGAAAAGTGTTAGCGTTCGTTTTCTACGTTTTACAAattgttttcaatatttcatttcacgGGCTCGACGTTAAAATGGAACTTTAAACTCGTGGCATGTAGTGGCGGCTGTCGTGAGGGAGTTCACGTTATTACTGTGCCACCACAGCACCATTTCATAGTTACTCCACAAACTTTTCAAAGCATCCATGCACTTGATCTTTTCTATTGCGCTTTATATCTTActgtaatacatacatacatacatatatatatatatatatatatatatatatatatatacatatatacatatacatatacatatatacatatgaccTTTTTCTTCGCGGATCCTacatcctttttccttttaccactcttctttttgttcctccctgctctctatctcttttcttctcacactttctttcttctttctgtctttttctttatatatatgtatatataaagaatatatatatatatatactttttttctcttatctatttttaatgCCAATCACTAATTTAAAGATGTTCCACTCTCAGTTACGTAACTACTTTTCCAACTAGCTATCTTCATCTTGAACATGATTAACCCACTCTCTTTAGCTTGATTATCGATAAcaattaaaaggaataaaatatagGAAAGATTATTCTCCTTTTAGAAATCTTCTCGGTTGCTACTTCGTTTGTAACAATTTCGTCCATTTCGTTAAAGGCTTGCCGCCTGTTATCCCGTTTAACGATCTTTCTCGTTACCGATAATGCCTTTGGCATTTCGCCGTTTTCCTTACGACCTAATAAACGGAACCTTCTCTATTTTTAGAGTTTGTCTTTTAGTTATACGCAAATatggattattattttgtcatatatatatatatgtgtgtgtgtgtgtgtgtgtgtgtatatatatatatatggtaaaaTACTGAAATATACACAAAggggaaataaataataaaatcaagttTATCTTTTGAAATCCTTGAAGAGTGaagcaatttttatttaaaaaaaaaaaaaaaaaaaaaaaaaaaaaaaaaaaaaaaaactttgtatttttatcttgaaaatatattataaaagtgataatatcgatcgacTCAACTCGTCACAGTAATTTAATCTTATATCCTTACTTATATCGgttatttaatcgaaaaacaataatatattattgatagatTAATCTGATTATAAACACTatgatataaaagtataatcatACTAATCATTATCTCTCCATTGTCagtataaaagattaattaaatctgTATGAAATTAGatacaaggaaaaagaaacaaaaatcttTACGcgatactattaatattaatcgttctttaaataaaacgtacttaaattattcgtatatacaagaataatatattcaatttgatTTCTCAGTTTATTTCCTATTcggattttctctctctctctctctctctctctctctctctctttctctctctctttctctccctcttgtCCTTATCAGTCGATATCaaagaattttctaaataGCATCGAGGACATCTCGTCGTGGAGGTTATCGTACATCGAACTATTCCCAATTGTTAAATAAAGCATAGAAAGAGTGTATAAAATAGTCggttcccttcttcttcttttttttttttctttttttttcctttcttcttcttttttttcttcttcttttatgatAGAAAACCCGAAGCGAATCGAAGCGAAGCTGAGTAGGGGCGAGATGAATGCATCCACTGTTTCAGGGATATACAATTGAACGATGCAATTCGTCGAATGGGTTGCACTCGAGTAATTCGCTATTGAAGATCGATGCGTCAACGATGCTGAGCAGGTAGAAATTATTCGTCTCGGGATTCCGATATTCCTTCGTTGAGcggtaaaaaataaacgagaaataaAGTACACGGTAGACTAGAAGggattttcttgatttttctttttgttcatttctttttttcccttttctctttctctctctctctctctctctctctctttctttaaatatcgTCCCTTAGCAATCGTTGATGAAAAAGGGATACAGAGAGAGGATTTCGATAATGTTCTTTTACACGAGAATAGAACGATTAGATGGGATATGTCGGGGTTTTAATGATAggagacaaaaaatatataagtaaacgaaaaaatatatatatatatatcgattcttttattcattcaatCATCGTAGATACAAGAACTGTTATTGACCAATCCGATTGACCAATCACAAGGTAATTGgaagattaatgaaaaataaaaagtaatttgaatgatatacaaagatttttatagatgtgtcattattttatcgttaggAAAGATGCCTGTCTTTGTTCGTAGACTATCTTAAAGACAAtatcatttctaattaatagatttaattatacCAGTAGCTGTACCAAGTGCAAGTTGATGTCATcttatcgattctttttcttttttttctttccttttttaacgaattaattttctaatgggtggcgttattttttgttttgttttgttttgttttttttctttttaaagagaaacttcaattctttcttcaattctctttctattcctccTCGAATGATTTTGGTTTAATCACACGTGGCATGTCTTTTGGTATAATCGGGATAATaggtactttttcttttttgtactcTATTTCGTTTTCCGCAGATTGGGAAATAGGTGTAATTGTCGGGATAACATTTCCGTATTCATTCTTGAACCAGTCTACGCCAATGCCGACGTTACCGCTGCAATGTTTTCCGTGACATTCCACTCCTCCTGTTATATGAGTTTTCGCAGGCGTTGGAATTAGGATAACAGTGCCGTCCGATGTTACGAACCATTCGACGCCAATGTATTTTGATCCATTGCTATCATCGACATAGTCATCGATTGGTTTTGGCGTTACAATCGGGACAAGATTTCCATCCTTAGTTTTGAACCAGTTTACTTTAACGCCAAGAATTCCTTTGCATTTCGATCCCTCGCATTGACTTCCAACCTCAATACGACCACCGAAAATGGCTACGTTGGATTTTGGTATTGGGACAAGAGTTTCATCTCCTGCTACGAACCAGTCGTCATCTGCTCCACCTTTGATGTGATTCTTAGACTCCACTTCGGGTCTGGGAACACCGACGAGACTTCCGTCTTCCGCTTTGAACCAGTCAACACCGACTTTTATGTTTCCACTGCATTTTGATCCATGGCATTCAGCCCCAACTTCAACGTGACGTTTAGCTTCTTCAGGCTTATTAATTTCCTCCATTAGCGAGAACCAGTTGATACTAATGCCGCAGTGCTTCTTTCGGCATCCAATTTTGATCTTGGCCGGTTCCTCAACTGGTATGAGGGTTCCCTCATCGTCCATGTACCAACTTCCGCCAATATTGATGCTACCTTTGCATTTCCTTCCATGGCACTTAATTCCTCCTGATATCTTGGATAAATCAGCTTCAACGTTatccttaaaaataattcatatttgatTTAGTTtttaaatggaagaaaagaaaacgaaaaaaaaagaaaaaaaaaaaagaaaaaagataaagaatttcaatcgaataataattttttttgatatttgacGTTTGTTCTTACTTGTTCAACATCTTCTATGTTTATAGGACTCGCAATGGCTACCGCCGCAAGGGCAAATAAAACGACGAATGTCTTCATGTTTCAAATCCtattacaatgaaaaaatcaataatatatatttatacgtaataGAATTgcagaaattaaattttttaatgaatattttaaaatattataatatgatatagtcatatatatatgacgatGTATGATACTACTTACCAGTACTCCTTTAGTATCGTAGAGCTTGATTTGTAATATGTCATTTGTTGGTTGACGGTGCCTTATATaccaatgaaaaaatgaagggATAACGTGTATATAATTATCGGGGGATCACATGCTCGAATGACTTCTTCAAAAACACCTTCGATTCGttgattttgataataatgcGGCCTCTTTCATGtggacctctctctctccccctatCCTCCTCCGCGTATCTTTAAGTGTCCAACATTCATTAATCCTAATCTTTATCAGTTCTATTTGTTTTCAATAATCGTGTAAGAATAtcacttttatatacatattatatacgttttatatacgtattatatatatatatatatatatctcaagaTGATGTTTGCACAAGTGAGATTAAATCAATGagcatttaatttcattctttttgataatattttttattttctacttttatacaaatatatttctaatgtccttttaatatattctctattttgtttataacatttttctgttattttcttctactatttatctatttattattatgcattATCATcctattattgtattatttattattatcatcctaTTTCTCTTATGGTAGACAAAGACCATTTCAAGTAGAGTATATACTATTTTCCAATAcggataacaacgattataccAGACCATTATTGTACTTACTTTACAATCGAGaaagttatttaattacattcgCTAAGCCCTTTGCCGATATTagttattgattttaatcgaaacTCGTTCGTCTATTTGAAATgcatttcatttgtttttttctttcctttttcttttttgtttctttttttttttttcacgagacACATAACTTTACTATTTTGAaatgatcgagaaaaagaaaaatgacgtaaggaaaagaaaatatatacttagatttttcgatatcattcgttttacgtattcgatataatatctttgtttatttGATGAACTCGAAAATTAcggttcttttttgtttccttttttcttctcctccaaTAGATTGCCAAATAAGCAGATTAAATTTGTTCGATATctaatatatgaatttattttgacGGAAATCTCGAGTTTACATGGAAGTCGTATCGATTTCTTATCGATCGTAATACATTAtttgctttattattttttcattaaaaaaatgacataacgatattttgtaattttttattttttatctttatgcTCGATCAAtccgatagatcgatcgatagatccgATAGATCGACAATAATTCTTAAAAACGATCGACATTTGTAATCGATGTTCATTTGAACATATTTCATGTGTATCATGTTATGTAaacttatgtttttttttttcccttaactATCTTTTGACAACTACGAATCGAGTTATCTAATTGAAATTAACGAGCAGGAAGAAGAcaggaaatattttatcgttcgatttGAAGATGTAAACAATTGTAATGAGTACGGTCATTCCCCGAGTTTCATGAATttgtattatcgattaaattgaaCAACATATAGATCACATATGCTATCTAtcgatctttatctttcttccacttttttttttttacgattctaTCGTTGTACTGTCATCGTGATTTCAGATACGttcctctcccctccccctatCACGAGGATCTTAAAATTGTATTCTACGTATTTATGAATTTGTTATTTCTctaaatttatctttcttatatatgacaaagtttttttctcttctatttttctcataaaattgaagataaaaaatatatatatatatacacatatatatatatacacacaattgattgattaattaataataaaaaaacttcCTGTTCccattacaaaaataaatctatattacgaactaatgtaaaaaaaaaaaaaaagaaaaaaattattttcactgGAATCTTCCcttatctctcttatttttataatcgtccAATAGATGTAACATCTAACATAATTGTTCTAATTTTTCTgacggaaataaaaaaaaaaaaaagaagaaagacgttacaaaaaaaaaaaaaagaaaaaaaagaaaaaggaaagaaggagaaagaagaaaatgtcttttctatctctgtttaaGAACTCAATGCGACGTCACCGTCTACCAGCGAATTCGGAGAACTCGTCGACGACATGGAAAGAGACGAATTGAACTTGGAAACGGAGGAGGACGAAGATGCGGTCGAAGATATTCTTTATATGCGTGGTGCATCGTTCACGATACATTTGGACCAACCGAACGAAAACTCGACGACAAATGGAACAAAAGTGAACGGACAATTCAATGGGACATCTGAAATCCCGGACTCTGGTCTTCCTACCGTTTCTCCTCAGGTATTATCGATTTGCGTTCAATCTTACAATATATTGACATGCGTCAAatagaggaaacaaaaaaaaaaaaaagaaaaaagggaatattttatttttaagatattcaTATAGTcgttatgataaaaaattgatcgcTCGAAGATCGAATCACGTATAAATgggatattatgaaaaatgtcATGGTAAGGAttatgatgaaaaaagaaaagaggaggagggtggAGGAAAAGAGCAAGAAATTCTCCgtgaaattttttgtttgttttctttttctttttcttttttttttttttcttttctttttttcttcattatttatttcaaaaacaaaTCGTTTTAGAACGTCGTACAAAAAGTGATCCGCAtcattcgatattttaaacgatatttcatGCGTCTCCCTGACAcgattacaattatatttttctcgagaataaatatatatcttgtatCTGTATCCTTTAATCTCAGTCTCATTATAGAGAAATAATTGTGCATAATTAATTCAAACTCGAGCGTCATTAAAAGACGTctttaaacgagaaaagagaaatatatatatatatatataaatcagtTCTCGATCACTTTCGTCGTAATAATTGCCTCATATATAACAAactaaagtaaaatttatggTTAATACGTGATGCGGATTCAACCCTCTTTTCCCTATTAGGGTAGATACACGTCCATCAgtcgttattttcttctctactGCTATCCAATGGGAGACTACTGCTTATACAAAACCATTGCTCTTTTGCAAAAGCTATTCGTCTTGTCGTACCgagttagaatttttttttctccttttcttttctttttttctcttttcgatgtcggtcatcgtttctctctcatgCGGCCGTCGATGTCTCTTcaggagaaaaatatttcctgtacagctctttctctctctccctctctttctttctctttctctctctctctctttgtctccttccctcttcttctctctcctcgtCCACATCCTGTACAGCTCTTCACTCCTCGCCTTCAACCTTTTTACCTAGCTACCAGC harbors:
- the LOC124954256 gene encoding uncharacterized protein LOC124954256, whose product is MKTFVVLFALAAVAIASPINIEDVEQDNVEADLSKISGGIKCHGRKCKGSINIGGSWYMDDEGTLIPVEEPAKIKIGCRKKHCGISINWFSLMEEINKPEEAKRHVEVGAECHGSKCSGNIKVGVDWFKAEDGSLVGVPRPEVESKNHIKGGADDDWFVAGDETLVPIPKSNVAIFGGRIEVGSQCEGSKCKGILGVKVNWFKTKDGNLVPIVTPKPIDDYVDDSNGSKYIGVEWFVTSDGTVILIPTPAKTHITGGVECHGKHCSGNVGIGVDWFKNEYGNVIPTITPISQSAENEIEYKKEKVPIIPIIPKDMPRVIKPKSFEEE